One Rissa tridactyla isolate bRisTri1 chromosome 1, bRisTri1.patW.cur.20221130, whole genome shotgun sequence DNA segment encodes these proteins:
- the LOC128904531 gene encoding MIEF1 upstream open reading frame protein-like — MAAWSREAVLTLYRALLRQGRGLRYTDQDFYLAFIRREFRKNLGLQRLEDKERQLEKGQAFLQNKLGGLV; from the coding sequence ATGGCAGCGTGGTCCCGGGAGGCTGTCCTGACCCTCTACCGGGCTCTGCTGCGCCAGGGCCGTGGGCTGCGCTACACTGACCAGGATTTCTACCTCGCTTTCATCCGCCGCGAGTTCCGCAAGAACCTGGGGTTGCAGCGGCTGGAGGACAAGGAAAGACAGTTGGAGAAGGGGCAAGCTTTCCTGCAGAACAAACTTGGGGGCTTAGTTTAG
- the MIEF1 gene encoding mitochondrial dynamics protein MID51 has protein sequence MAGAGQRKGKKDDNGIGTAIDFVLSNARLVLGVGGAAMLGIATLAVKRMYDRAISAPSSPTRLSQSGKRSWEEPNWLGSSSRLLTQDMKTSLSRSLQTLPTDPSATETDFFRPTKPKPSAKRSQVELKKSRLRLSLQEKLFAYYRRKVAIPADEQARAKQAAVDICAELRSFLRAKLPDMPLRDMYLSGSLYDDLQVVTADHIQLIVPLMLEQNLWSCIPGEDTIMNIPGFYLVRRENPEYFPRGSSYWDRCVVGGYLSPKAVADAFEKVVAGSINWPAIGSLLDYVIRPAAPPADLTLEVQYDPERRLFIDFLPSLTLGDIILVAKPHRLAQNDNLWRLSLRPAETARLRALDQCDSGCRCLCLKIFKAVCKSNPALGHLTASQLTNVILHLSQEESDWSQDMLADRFLQALKGLIRYLEAGVLPSALNPKVNLFSELTPEEVDELGYTLYSSLSEPEVLLQT, from the exons ATGGCAGGCGCTGGGCAgcgcaaagggaaaaaagatgacaATGGCATCGGCACAGCCATCGACTTTGTGCTGTCCAACGCCCGGCTCGTGCTGGGCGTGGGTGGAGCCGCTATGCTGGGCATCGCCACGCTGGCCGTCAAACGG ATGTACGACCGGGCTATAAGCGCTCCCAGCAGCCCCACTCGCTTGAGCCAGtcaggaaagagaagctgggaagAGCCGAACTGGCTGGGCTCCTCCTCACGCTTATTGACCCAAGACATGAAGACTAGCCTCAGCCGTTCCCTGCAGACCCTTCCCACTGATCCTTCGGCCACAGAAACAG ACTTTTTCCGACCCACAAAGCCCAAGCCATCTGCCAAGAGGAGTCAAGTGGAGCTGAAAAAATCCCGCCTTCGTCTGTCTCTGCAAGAAAAGCTCTTTGCTTATTATCGGAGGAAGGTAGCTATCCCAGCGGATGAGCAGGCCCGGGCCAAGCAAGCAGCCGTGGATATCTGTGCTGAGCTACGCAGCTTCCTACGTGCCAAGCTGCCGGACATGCCCCTGCGTGACATGTACCTCAGCGGCAGCCTGTATGATGATCTGCAG GTAGTGACAGCTGACCACATCCAGCTCATTGTGCCTCTGATGCTGGAGCAGAACCTGTGGTCATGCATCCCTGGGGAGGACACTATCATGAACATTCCTGGCTTCTACTTGGTGCGTCGGGAAAACCCAGAGTACTTTCCCCGTGGGAGCAGCTACTGGGACCGCTGTGTGGTGGGAGGTTACCTTTCCCCCAAAGCTGTAGCAGACGCCTTTGAGAAAGTTGTAGCTGGCTCCATCAACTGGCCAGCAATTGGGTCTCTCTTGGATTATGTGATCCGTccagcagctcccccagcagaTTTGACACTGGAAGTCCAGTATGATCCAGAACGGCGTCTTTTTATTGACTTCCTACCATCCCTGACACTGGGTGATATCATCCTTGTCGCCAAACCCCATCGATTGGCCCAGAATGACAATTTGTGGCGACTGAGCCTGCGGCCAGCAGAAACAGCTCGCCTCCGGGCCCTGGACCAGTGTGATTCCGGCTGCCGTTGCTTGTGCCTGAAGATCTTCAAAGCGGTATGCAAGTCAAACCCGGCCCTGGGTCACCTCACTGCCAGCCAGCTCACCAATGTCATCCTGCACCTATCCCAAGAAGAGTCCGACTGGTCCCAGGACATGCTGGCTGATCGCTTCTTGCAGGCGCTGAAAGGGTTGATCCGCTACTTGGAGGCAGGTGTCCTCCCTAGTGCTCTGAACCCCAAGGTGAACTTGTTTTCAGAGCTCACCCCCGAAGAAGTGGATGAGTTGGGTTATACCCTCTACAGCTCTCTGTCAGAGCCAGAGGTCTTGCTGCAGACGTAA
- the ATF4 gene encoding cyclic AMP-dependent transcription factor ATF-4 produces the protein MSLLNNEMLLGDSLSPFSQPCSVAEESLGLLDDYLEVAEPLSSHGFSSDKAKAVSSNWLAVDSLGNTIDSSQEDAFSGMEWMVEKMDLKEFDFDALLGMEHLEATVSPDDLMATLEDTCDLLFNPTIQEFHNKEPPLITDLITHLPESPIGADPMAPLASLWSFPLSPGSLTSTPDHSFSLELGSEVDVLEGERKQEGPTFVVVITKSEKEEENHSDDSGICMSPDSYLGTPQHSPTNSVGSPNGNQFPADASCGSVRAKPYDHPAEKVVSAKMKGEKKIDKKLKKMEQNKTAATRYRQKKRAEQEALSGECRELEQKNQALKEKADSLSKEIQYLKDLIEEVRKAKGKRARVPE, from the exons ATGAGCCTCTTGAACAACGAGATGCTGTTGGGGGATTCGTTATCCCCCTTCAGCCAGCCGTGTTCGGTGGCTGAGGAAAGTCTGGGACTCCTAGATGACTacctggaggtggccgagcccctCAGTTCGCATGGGTTCTCCAGCGACAAGGCTAAGGCAGTCTCCTCCAATTGGCTTGCTGTGGACAGTTTAGGCAACACCATAGATAGCAGCCAGG AGGATGCCTTCTCTGGCATGGAGTGGATGGTGGAGAAGATGGATCTGAAGGAATTTGATTTTGATGCCCTGTTAGGTATGGAACATCTGGAAGCCACCGTCTCACCAGACGACCTGATGGCCACGTTGGAAGACACGTGTGATCTCCTATTTAACCCTACCATCCAGGAATTTCACAACAAAGAACCTCCACTGATAACTGACCTAATCACCCATCTCCCCGAATCTCCAATTGGAGCAGATCCAATGGCCCCATTGGCTTCCCTTTggtcttttcccctctccccagggtcTCTGACTTCCACTCCAGACCACTCATTTAGTTTAGAATTAGGTAGTGAAGTGGATGttctggaaggagaaagaaaacaggagggcCCCACCTTTGTGGTAGTGATCACCAAGtctgagaaagaggaggagaaccATTCCGATGATAGTGGAATATGCATGAGCCCAGACTCCTACCTGGGAACACCCCAGCATAGTCCCACCAATTCAGTTGGATCCCCCAATGGCAACCAGTTCCCTGCAGATGCCAGCTGTGGCTCTGTGCGGGCCAAACCCTATGATCATCCTGCAGAGAAGGTAGTGTCAGCAAAgatgaaaggagagaagaaaatagataaaaaattgaaaaagatgGAGCAGAATAAGACGGCTGCCACGCGTTACCGGCAGAAGAAGAGGGCGGAACAGGAGGCGCTGTCTGGGGAGTGCAGAGAGTTGGAGCAGAAGAACCAGGCCCTGAAGGAGAAAGCAGATTCCCTTAGTAAGGAAATTCAGTACTTAAAAGATCTGATTGAAGAGGTCCGCAAGGCCAAGGGCAAAAGAGCTAGAGTCCCTGAGTAG
- the RPS19BP1 gene encoding active regulator of SIRT1 — protein sequence MSASLLRRGLELLEAPGRGEAPLGLQRERDGPGAAGAARRRKAAPQAGRNKATVKGRVVKSAIEEYHKKKPVNHLTANLKYMLKGRFVANKAITEQVLAQNRGRKSKDQPPKKEAKKKPEGTVFTEEDFRKFEREYFGRP from the exons ATGTCGGCCTCCCTGCTGCGGCGCggcctggagctgctggaggcgcCGG GCCGGGGAGAGGCCCCGCTGGGGCTCCAGCGGGAGCGGGacggccccggggcggcgggcgctgcgAGGCGGAGGAAGGCGGCGCCGCAGGCAGGGAGGAATAAGGCCACGGTCAAGGGCAGAGTCGTGAAGTCGGCGATAG AGGAGTATCACAAGAAGAAGCCCGTGAATCACTTGACAGCAAACCTGAAGTACATGTTGAAGGGACGATTTGTTGCGAACAAAGCCATCACAGAACAA GTTCTTGCTCAGAACAGAGGCAGGAAGTCCAAAGATCAGCCTccaaagaaggaagcaaagaagaaacCCGAGGGCACTGTCTTTACTGAGGAAGATTTCCGTAAATTCGAGAGAGAATACTTTGGGAGACCGTAA